Genomic segment of Sulfitobacter faviae:
CGACAGCGTGGTGGTCACCCTGATCCGCGCCTGTGGCAGCTGCCCCAACTGCGCCTCGGGCCAGCCGACGATCTGCGAAACCCCGCAAGCGCCCGAAGGGCCGCTGCAAACGGCGGAGGGCGCACCGCTCGTTCAGGCCATGAACACCGGCGGTTTCGCCGAGAAGGTCGTCGTCGATCGGTCGCAGGTCGTGAAAATCTCGCATGACATCCCCAAAGACGCCGCCTGCCTGATCGCCTGCGGCGTGATCACCGGCGTCGGCGCCGTGGTCAATGCGGCGGGCCTGCGAGCGGGACAAGACGTGGTGGTGATCGGCGCGGGCGGGGTCGGCCTCAACGCGATCCAAGGGGCGCGCATCGCGGGCGCGCGGCGGATCGTGGCGGTCGACATGACCGAAGAAAAACTCGCCATCGCCCGCGAATTCGGCGCGACCGACACTGTGCTCGCCACCGAGGCGAAGCCGTGGCGCGCGGCCTTCAAGGCCATGGGGCGCGGGGCGGATGCCGTGATCGTCACCGTGGGCGCGATCCCCGCCTATGAGACCGCGCCGC
This window contains:
- a CDS encoding zinc-binding dehydrogenase, giving the protein MQTIKAAVCHAFDTPLSVEDIRIKAPQSGEVEVTLDAVAICHSDILFAEGGWGGTLPAVYGHEAAGRVSAVGPNVQGLAEGDSVVVTLIRACGSCPNCASGQPTICETPQAPEGPLQTAEGAPLVQAMNTGGFAEKVVVDRSQVVKISHDIPKDAACLIACGVITGVGAVVNAAGLRAGQDVVVIGAGGVGLNAIQGARIAGARRIVAVDMTEEKLAIAREFGATDTVLATEAKPWRAAFKAMGRGADAVIVTVGAIPAYETAPRYLAAGGRVIMVGMPHSGAEASYEPVVLAALGQGMVGSKMGDVVIQRDIPWMVDLYLQGRLQLDSLISGRWQLDQINEAIADTKTGAARRNVIVFDRS